A stretch of DNA from bacterium:
GAAACGAGCCCGTAGTGAGGATGAGGGCGTTGAGGATATAGGGGATCATAAAGATCGGATTGAGCACGATGGGAAAACCAAAAAAAATCGGCTCATTGATCTGAAAGATCTGCGTCGGCAGCGACAGTCGACTGACTTTGCGATACCCCGGCTCGCGCGAATTCCACATCACCAGAGCCAGCGCGATGGTGGCGCCGGTGCCGCCGACATTGACAAAAGCGGTGAAAAAACCATAGGCTGTGATATAGGGCAAGGGCTGTCCGTGCACCATGGCCTCGACATTGGCGGTCAAATATTGCAGAAAGATGGGGGCCACAATGGCGTCCATGGCATTATCGCCGTTAATGCCCACCGACCAGAGCAGAGTGACCAGAAAGGCGTACACCAGGATGCCGGGCAGCGTGTTCAGGGCAAAGATCAGCGGCTTGAAGCCGGTCTGCACCAACCGGTCGATATCCACGCCTAGAACAAAGCGGATGATCCAGAACAGAGTCACCAGAAAAAAGAGCGGCGTCAGCGAGATAAAAGACTCATACACCACCGACGGTACGTTCTCCGGCAGTTTGATGACCAGGTTTTTATCGGAAAAATATTTCTGCAGCCGCACGCTGATCAGGGCGATGAGCACGGCGGTGAACAGCCCTTTGGAGCCCAGACTGTCCATGGAAAAGGCAATCTCCTCCGCCGTCTCCCCCACCTTGAGCTGAATCATTAAAAACACCAGCGTGGCCATGGTGGCGCTGACAATAGCCTCCTGCTTGAACTGCTTTCCCAGATCATAGGCAATGGCAAAGCAGGCGAAAACCGACAGCAACCCAAAGGTGGCGGAGACGGGGATCTGTAGCAGCGGCAAATAGGGCGCCACGACGTTGTCCCAACCGCTGATCGGCAAATAGGAGATTATCATGAAAACGCCGCCGATGATGGTCAACGGCACTACAGACACCATGCCGGCGCGAATAGCGGATAGATAGGTGTTCTCGCTCAAGGCCGTGAGCGGCGGCACGATGTGTTGATTCAACCATTCGGTCAGTTTTTTCACAACAGTTCCCTCATCTGATCACAACTCTCCTTCATCGTCTGATCGCGGTCTTTTTTTCACCCGTCTGTTGTAAAAATAACCAATCACTCTCTTAGAGTCAATGATAAGTTGCAAAGCAGCATACTT
This window harbors:
- a CDS encoding PTS sugar transporter subunit IIC, with the translated sequence MKKLTEWLNQHIVPPLTALSENTYLSAIRAGMVSVVPLTIIGGVFMIISYLPISGWDNVVAPYLPLLQIPVSATFGLLSVFACFAIAYDLGKQFKQEAIVSATMATLVFLMIQLKVGETAEEIAFSMDSLGSKGLFTAVLIALISVRLQKYFSDKNLVIKLPENVPSVVYESFISLTPLFFLVTLFWIIRFVLGVDIDRLVQTGFKPLIFALNTLPGILVYAFLVTLLWSVGINGDNAMDAIVAPIFLQYLTANVEAMVHGQPLPYITAYGFFTAFVNVGGTGATIALALVMWNSREPGYRKVSRLSLPTQIFQINEPIFFGFPIVLNPIFMIPYILNALILTTGSFLLMQAHLINRPFVNVPWTTPPIIGHYLVSGGDWRAAAWGVASIVIAMMVYLPFAKVAERQRLQAEASGRTQE